In Streptomyces nodosus, one DNA window encodes the following:
- a CDS encoding aminotransferase-like domain-containing protein, which produces MHERSSVGELADRLRAELNRYSPGEKLPSSRALVERFRVSPVTVSRALARLAAEGLLVTRPGAGAFRAAPRTGARTVGDTDWQEVALSADSSAELVPRSVDASGVLASLASPPAGVIEFNGGYLHPSLQPERAMGAALTRAGRRPGVWARPPVEGSAELREWFARGIGGAVTAADVLITAGGQSALTTALRALAPPGAPVLVESPTYPGMLAIARAAGLRPVPVPVDADGLKPALLADAFRASGARAVVCQPLFQNPTGAVLAPERRPEVLRIARDAGAFVIEDDFVRRLAHEDAGPLPPPLAAEDPDGVVVHVSSLTKATSPSFRVGALAARGPVLERLRAIQVVDTFFVPLPLQEAALELVGSPAWPRHLRAVSAELRHRRETMAGALRSGPGDLTLPHVPSGGYHLWVRLPDGTDESALVAGALRAGVAVAPGRPYFSAEPPAAQLRLSFAAVAGTGEITEGVRRLRTACEEVLRRPGTALLPAAGDGHTGPA; this is translated from the coding sequence ATGCACGAGCGTAGCAGTGTGGGTGAATTGGCGGACAGGCTGCGGGCGGAGCTGAACCGCTACTCTCCCGGAGAGAAGCTGCCGTCCAGTCGTGCCCTCGTCGAGCGGTTCCGGGTGAGCCCGGTGACCGTGTCGCGGGCGCTGGCCCGGCTGGCGGCCGAGGGCCTGCTGGTGACCCGGCCGGGGGCGGGCGCCTTCCGGGCCGCACCGCGTACCGGCGCGCGGACGGTGGGCGACACCGACTGGCAGGAGGTCGCGCTCAGCGCCGACTCCTCCGCCGAACTCGTCCCGCGCAGCGTCGACGCCTCGGGGGTGCTGGCCTCCCTCGCCTCCCCGCCCGCCGGTGTCATCGAGTTCAACGGCGGCTATCTGCATCCCTCGCTCCAGCCCGAGCGGGCGATGGGCGCGGCCCTGACCCGGGCCGGCCGCCGGCCCGGCGTATGGGCCCGGCCGCCCGTCGAGGGCAGCGCCGAGCTGCGCGAGTGGTTCGCGCGCGGCATCGGCGGCGCGGTCACCGCGGCCGATGTGCTGATCACGGCGGGCGGCCAGTCGGCGCTCACCACGGCACTGCGGGCGCTGGCGCCGCCGGGCGCCCCGGTTCTGGTCGAGTCCCCCACCTACCCGGGCATGCTGGCGATCGCCCGGGCGGCGGGCCTGCGGCCGGTGCCCGTCCCGGTGGACGCGGACGGGCTGAAACCCGCGCTGCTCGCCGACGCCTTCCGGGCGAGCGGCGCCCGGGCCGTCGTCTGCCAGCCGCTCTTCCAGAACCCGACCGGTGCCGTCCTCGCCCCCGAGCGCCGGCCCGAGGTGCTGCGCATCGCGCGCGACGCCGGGGCGTTCGTGATCGAGGACGACTTCGTACGGCGCCTGGCGCACGAGGACGCGGGCCCGCTGCCGCCTCCGCTCGCGGCCGAGGACCCCGACGGTGTGGTCGTGCATGTCAGCTCGCTCACCAAGGCCACCTCGCCCAGCTTCCGGGTCGGCGCCCTGGCCGCCCGGGGCCCGGTGCTCGAGCGGCTGCGCGCCATCCAGGTCGTGGACACCTTCTTCGTACCGCTTCCCCTCCAGGAGGCCGCGCTGGAACTCGTCGGCTCGCCCGCCTGGCCGCGCCATCTACGGGCCGTCTCCGCCGAGTTGAGGCACCGCCGCGAGACCATGGCCGGGGCCCTCCGCTCCGGGCCGGGCGATCTCACCCTGCCGCACGTCCCCTCCGGCGGCTACCACCTCTGGGTGCGGCTGCCCGACGGCACCGACGAGTCCGCCCTGGTCGCGGGCGCCCTGCGGGCCGGTGTGGCGGTCGCCCCGGGCCGCCCCTACTTCAGCGCCGAGCCCCCCGCCGCCCAGCTGCGCCTCAGCTTCGCCGCGGTCGCGGGCACCGGGGAGATCACCGAGGGCGTACGACGACTGCGCACGGCCTGTGAGGAGGTGCTCCGGCGGCCGGGCACCGCGCTTCTCCCGGCCGCGGGCGACGGGCACACGGGCCCCGCGTGA
- a CDS encoding ferredoxin reductase family protein: protein MRAIRPRRSPAVPLLAAVWAGAAGVIWLWWANTPSIADDSGRIINAGRITGLLAGYLMALVVLQMARVPALERRVGSDRVARWHAMTGRYTLCLVLAHLVLTMGGYALQAGLGFGGIVGQTVDSVEQLPDMGKAAVGTGLLLLIGLLSIGPVRRRISYDFWYHVHLLTYAATYLSFWHQLSTGNEFAGRPEARTAWYVLYGAVTALLLWYRVLTPIRLNLRHRLRVEAVIEETPGVVSVLITGRKLHRMGAEAGQFFRWRFLAPGMRFSSHPYSLSAAPRPQMLRITVKAIGDHSSALRELTPGTRVWAEGPYGALTAHRRSRGKVLLVAGGVGITPMRALFETLPGASGDLTLLYRANTTQDLALWDELAQIAEERGARLMYAVNSPDGERPDISADTLRRKLPDIDRHDVFMCGPPGFAQQVYEALRGAGVPARRIHHESFEM from the coding sequence ATGCGCGCCATACGCCCACGCCGTTCCCCCGCCGTCCCGTTGCTGGCCGCCGTCTGGGCGGGCGCCGCGGGCGTCATCTGGCTGTGGTGGGCGAACACCCCGTCCATCGCCGACGACAGCGGCAGGATCATCAACGCGGGGCGGATCACCGGGCTGCTCGCGGGCTATCTGATGGCGCTGGTCGTCCTTCAGATGGCGCGGGTGCCCGCACTGGAACGCCGGGTCGGCTCCGACCGGGTGGCGCGCTGGCACGCCATGACCGGCCGCTACACCCTCTGCCTGGTCCTCGCCCATCTCGTGCTGACCATGGGGGGCTATGCGCTCCAGGCGGGCCTCGGGTTCGGCGGCATCGTGGGGCAGACCGTCGACTCGGTCGAGCAACTGCCGGACATGGGCAAGGCCGCCGTCGGCACGGGTCTGCTGCTGCTCATAGGGCTGCTGTCGATCGGCCCGGTCCGCCGCCGGATCTCGTACGACTTCTGGTACCACGTCCATCTGCTCACCTACGCGGCCACCTATCTGTCGTTCTGGCACCAGCTGTCCACCGGCAACGAGTTCGCCGGCCGGCCGGAGGCCAGGACCGCCTGGTACGTGCTGTACGGAGCGGTGACCGCGCTGCTGCTCTGGTACCGGGTCCTCACCCCGATCCGGCTGAATCTGCGTCATCGGCTGCGGGTCGAGGCGGTCATCGAGGAGACACCCGGGGTCGTCTCGGTACTGATCACCGGGCGGAAGCTGCACCGGATGGGCGCGGAGGCCGGGCAGTTCTTCCGCTGGCGCTTCCTCGCGCCGGGCATGCGGTTCAGTTCGCATCCGTACTCGCTGTCCGCGGCGCCCCGCCCCCAGATGCTCCGGATCACGGTGAAGGCGATCGGCGACCACAGCTCCGCGCTGCGCGAGCTGACGCCCGGCACCCGGGTGTGGGCGGAGGGCCCGTACGGAGCGCTGACCGCCCACCGGCGTAGCCGCGGCAAGGTGCTGCTGGTGGCCGGCGGTGTGGGCATCACGCCGATGCGGGCGCTGTTCGAGACGCTGCCCGGCGCCTCCGGTGACCTGACGCTGCTGTACCGGGCCAACACCACCCAGGACCTGGCCCTGTGGGACGAACTGGCCCAGATCGCCGAGGAGCGCGGCGCGCGGCTGATGTACGCGGTCAACAGCCCGGACGGGGAACGCCCGGACATCTCGGCGGACACCCTGCGCCGCAAGCTGCCGGACATCGACCGGCACGACGTCTTCATGTGCGGGCCGCCCGGCTTCGCGCAGCAGGTGTACGAGGCACTTCGCGGCGCGGGAGTCCCCGCCCGCCGTATCCATCACGAGTCGTTCGAGATGTGA
- a CDS encoding arginine repressor, with protein MSQAQDHDHTGPAVPQTRTARHRRIVDILNRQPVRSQSQLAKLLADDGLSVTQATLSRDLDELNAVKIRNTDGDLIYAVPSEGGFRTPRAPLGGSAKEERMRRLSQELLISAEASANLVVLRTPPGAAQFLASAIDQAELHDILGTIAGDDTLLLISREPSGGQALADHLLRLAQNNNH; from the coding sequence ATGAGTCAGGCGCAGGACCACGACCACACGGGGCCCGCCGTGCCGCAGACCCGCACCGCACGCCACCGCCGGATCGTGGACATCCTCAACCGGCAACCGGTGCGCTCCCAGAGCCAGTTGGCGAAGCTCCTCGCCGACGACGGACTGAGCGTCACCCAGGCGACGCTCTCCCGGGACCTGGACGAGCTGAACGCGGTGAAGATCCGCAACACCGACGGCGACCTCATCTACGCGGTCCCCAGCGAGGGCGGCTTCCGCACCCCGCGCGCACCGCTGGGCGGGTCGGCGAAGGAGGAGCGGATGCGGCGTCTGTCCCAGGAGCTGCTGATCTCCGCGGAGGCCTCCGCCAACCTCGTGGTCCTGCGCACCCCGCCCGGCGCGGCCCAGTTCCTTGCCTCGGCCATCGACCAGGCGGAACTGCACGACATCCTCGGCACGATCGCAGGCGACGACACCCTGCTGCTGATCAGCCGGGAGCCGAGCGGAGGCCAGGCGCTGGCGGACCATCTGCTGCGGCTGGCCCAGAACAACAACCACTGA
- a CDS encoding histidine phosphatase family protein: MHLRVTFVAAARSSSLLAERFEDDRPLDQAGWYEVQRVAGGLVPLAAAELRYCSPTPRSRATGNALGYAPLVQPALRDCDMGRWRGFTLGEAMAREPSAVDAWISDPRSAPHGGESLLSFISRVGGWLDTRPVDDGGRVVAVAEPSVMRAALVYALNVQPSAYWNIDVPPLSTLTLAGRGGHWNLRLETAPAA, from the coding sequence ATGCATCTTCGGGTCACGTTCGTCGCGGCAGCGCGCAGTTCCTCGCTGCTGGCCGAGCGCTTCGAGGACGACCGCCCGCTGGACCAGGCCGGATGGTACGAGGTGCAGCGCGTCGCCGGGGGACTGGTACCGCTGGCGGCAGCCGAGCTGCGCTACTGTTCGCCGACCCCGCGGAGCCGGGCGACCGGGAACGCGCTCGGCTACGCACCACTGGTGCAGCCCGCGCTGCGGGACTGCGACATGGGCCGCTGGCGCGGGTTCACGCTGGGCGAGGCGATGGCCCGGGAGCCTTCGGCGGTGGACGCCTGGATCTCCGATCCGCGCTCCGCGCCGCACGGCGGGGAGTCGCTGCTGTCGTTCATCTCCCGGGTGGGCGGCTGGCTGGACACCCGCCCCGTGGACGACGGCGGTCGGGTCGTCGCGGTGGCGGAACCGTCGGTGATGCGGGCCGCGCTGGTGTACGCGCTGAACGTGCAGCCGTCGGCCTACTGGAACATCGACGTCCCCCCGCTGTCCACACTCACGCTCGCCGGGCGGGGCGGACACTGGAACCTCCGCCTGGAGACCGCGCCGGCCGCCTGA
- the argC gene encoding N-acetyl-gamma-glutamyl-phosphate reductase, producing the protein MTVRAAVAGASGYAGGELLRLLLTHPGVEIGALTGNSNAGQRLGALQPHLLPLADRVLEETAPAVLAGHDVVFLALPHGQSAAVAEQLGPEVLVIDMGADFRLKDPADWERFYGSPHAGTWPYGLPELPGARAALEGSKRIAVPGCYPTAVSLALFPAYAAGLAEHEAVVVAASGTSGAGKAPKPHLLGSEVMGSMSPYGVGGVHRHTPEMIQNLGAAAGEPVSVSFTPTLAPMSRGILATCTAKARPGGTAESLRAAYEKAFADEPFVHLLPEGQWPATASVHGSNAVQLQVAYDAAAHRIIAISAIDNLTKGTAGGAVQSMNIALGLDETTGLSTIGVAP; encoded by the coding sequence ATGACTGTACGTGCGGCGGTGGCCGGAGCGAGCGGGTATGCGGGCGGAGAGCTGCTGCGTCTGCTTCTGACGCACCCCGGGGTCGAGATCGGCGCCCTGACCGGGAACTCCAACGCCGGACAGCGGCTCGGCGCGCTTCAGCCGCATCTGCTGCCCCTGGCCGACCGGGTGCTGGAGGAGACTGCCCCCGCGGTCCTCGCCGGACACGACGTCGTCTTTCTCGCCCTGCCCCACGGGCAGTCCGCCGCCGTGGCCGAGCAGCTCGGTCCCGAGGTGCTGGTGATCGACATGGGGGCCGACTTCCGGCTGAAGGACCCGGCCGACTGGGAGCGGTTCTACGGCTCGCCGCACGCCGGGACCTGGCCCTACGGCCTCCCCGAACTGCCGGGTGCCCGTGCCGCGCTGGAGGGGTCCAAGCGCATCGCGGTGCCCGGTTGCTATCCGACCGCCGTCTCGCTCGCGCTCTTCCCCGCCTATGCCGCCGGGCTCGCCGAGCACGAGGCCGTGGTCGTCGCCGCCTCCGGCACCTCCGGCGCCGGCAAGGCACCCAAGCCGCATCTGCTCGGCAGCGAGGTCATGGGCTCCATGTCCCCGTACGGCGTCGGCGGCGTCCACCGGCACACCCCCGAGATGATCCAGAACCTCGGCGCGGCCGCCGGTGAGCCCGTCTCCGTGTCCTTCACCCCCACCCTCGCCCCCATGTCCCGGGGCATCCTCGCCACCTGCACGGCCAAGGCCAGGCCCGGGGGCACCGCCGAGTCGCTGCGCGCCGCCTATGAGAAGGCCTTCGCGGACGAGCCCTTCGTGCACCTCCTCCCCGAGGGGCAGTGGCCCGCCACCGCGTCCGTCCACGGTTCCAACGCCGTTCAGCTGCAGGTCGCGTACGACGCCGCCGCGCACCGGATCATCGCGATCAGCGCCATCGACAACCTGACCAAGGGCACCGCGGGCGGTGCCGTCCAGAGCATGAACATCGCCCTGGGTCTCGACGAGACCACCGGCCTTTCCACGATCGGAGTCGCACCGTGA
- a CDS encoding FAD:protein FMN transferase, giving the protein MGTVVSFDVRGGEPEAVRSALEEAVAGLHRVDEVFSTYREGSQLSRLARGELTVAECDPEVAEVLALGSEAERLSDGWFSTRYAGRLDPTGIVKGWAVERAARRLAASGAGGVSVNGGGDVQMYGAPGPHRPWRVGVADPLRPGGLAAVVTAAGAAELAVATSGTAERGAHIVDPRTGRSAVTDLVAVTVVAPRLTWADCWATAAFAMGSREGLAWLESLPDTEALLITAGDEVRCTGGLAALLG; this is encoded by the coding sequence ATGGGCACCGTCGTCTCCTTCGATGTGCGCGGGGGCGAGCCCGAGGCCGTGCGGTCCGCGCTCGAGGAGGCGGTGGCCGGGCTGCATCGCGTGGACGAGGTGTTCAGCACCTACCGGGAGGGGAGCCAGCTGTCCCGGCTCGCCCGTGGTGAGCTGACCGTGGCGGAGTGCGATCCGGAGGTCGCCGAGGTGCTCGCCCTGGGCTCCGAGGCGGAACGGCTCAGCGACGGCTGGTTCAGCACCCGGTACGCGGGGCGGCTGGACCCGACCGGGATCGTCAAGGGCTGGGCCGTCGAGCGGGCAGCCCGGCGGCTGGCGGCGTCCGGGGCGGGCGGGGTGAGTGTCAACGGCGGTGGGGACGTCCAGATGTACGGCGCGCCCGGGCCGCACCGCCCCTGGCGGGTCGGCGTGGCGGATCCGCTGCGTCCGGGCGGGCTGGCGGCGGTGGTCACCGCGGCCGGTGCGGCGGAGCTGGCCGTGGCCACCTCGGGGACCGCGGAGCGCGGCGCGCACATCGTGGACCCGCGCACGGGCCGCTCCGCGGTGACCGACCTGGTGGCCGTGACGGTGGTGGCCCCTCGGCTGACCTGGGCCGACTGCTGGGCCACGGCCGCGTTCGCGATGGGGTCGCGGGAGGGTCTCGCCTGGCTGGAGAGCCTGCCGGACACGGAGGCCCTGCTGATCACGGCGGGCGACGAGGTCCGGTGCACGGGAGGGCTGGCAGCGCTCCTGGGCTGA
- a CDS encoding acetylornithine transaminase, producing MTDRSANQELTRRWQGALMNNYGTPRLPLVRGAGTRLWDADGKEYLDLVGGIAVNALGHAHPAVVAAVSEQIASLGHVSNLFVAEPPVALAERLLQLFGRDGKVYFCNSGAEANEGAFKIGRLTGRTHMVATEGGFHGRTMGALALTGQPGKQEPFLPLPGDITHVPYGDAQALAAAVTEETALVIIEPVQGENGVVVPPAGYLKAARAITAATGALLVLDEVQTGVGRTGHWFAYQAHEGVLPDVVTLAKGLGGGLPLGATVAFGRAAELLRPGQHGSTFGGNPVACAAGLAVLDTIAAEGLLENVKRQSEKLRDGIESLGHPLIGRVRGSGLLLGIVLTEPLAQQAQQAAQDAGLLVNAPAPDVVRLMPPLILGDDDVAEFLRALPGVLDAATDGDGRSGE from the coding sequence ATGACCGACCGCTCCGCCAACCAGGAGCTCACCCGGCGGTGGCAGGGCGCGCTCATGAACAACTACGGCACCCCGCGGCTGCCCCTGGTCCGCGGTGCCGGCACCCGGCTGTGGGACGCCGACGGCAAGGAGTACCTCGACCTCGTCGGCGGTATCGCGGTCAACGCCCTCGGCCACGCCCACCCCGCCGTGGTCGCCGCGGTCAGCGAGCAGATCGCCTCCCTCGGCCATGTCTCCAACCTGTTCGTCGCCGAACCCCCCGTCGCCCTCGCCGAACGGCTGCTCCAGCTCTTCGGCCGGGACGGCAAGGTGTACTTCTGCAACTCGGGGGCCGAGGCCAACGAGGGCGCCTTCAAGATCGGCCGGCTGACCGGGCGCACCCATATGGTCGCCACCGAGGGCGGCTTCCACGGCCGCACCATGGGCGCCCTCGCGCTCACCGGTCAGCCCGGCAAGCAGGAGCCGTTCCTGCCGCTGCCCGGTGACATCACGCATGTGCCGTACGGCGACGCCCAGGCCCTGGCCGCGGCGGTCACCGAGGAGACCGCCCTGGTGATCATCGAGCCCGTGCAGGGCGAGAACGGGGTCGTCGTCCCGCCCGCCGGTTATCTCAAGGCGGCCCGCGCGATCACCGCCGCCACCGGGGCGCTGCTCGTCCTGGACGAGGTCCAGACCGGTGTCGGCCGCACCGGGCACTGGTTCGCTTACCAGGCGCATGAGGGCGTGCTGCCCGATGTGGTCACCCTCGCCAAGGGCCTCGGCGGCGGGCTGCCGCTCGGCGCCACCGTCGCCTTCGGCCGTGCCGCGGAGCTGCTCAGGCCCGGCCAGCACGGCAGCACCTTCGGCGGCAACCCCGTCGCCTGCGCCGCCGGGCTCGCCGTGCTGGACACCATCGCCGCCGAGGGCCTGCTGGAGAACGTGAAGCGGCAGAGCGAGAAGCTGAGGGACGGGATCGAGTCACTGGGGCACCCGTTGATCGGCCGCGTCCGGGGCTCGGGCCTGCTCCTGGGTATCGTGCTCACCGAACCGCTCGCGCAGCAGGCGCAGCAGGCGGCTCAGGACGCCGGTCTCCTGGTGAACGCTCCCGCCCCGGACGTCGTACGGCTGATGCCTCCGCTGATCCTCGGCGACGACGACGTGGCGGAGTTCCTCCGGGCGCTGCCCGGCGTCCTCGACGCAGCGACCGACGGGGACGGACGATCCGGAGAATGA
- a CDS encoding DUF6314 family protein, producing MGEWWPVRDVRAHLAGRWRVERTVRDLASGETGHFSGTTVFSPLADGREGLLHQESGTFVWRGTPRPAERTLWFLTGPAPGTAEVRFTDGRFFHDLDLTTGRHVADHPCAADLYRGEFTVHDADHWRTVWRVRGPAKDLVLTTDYTREREGG from the coding sequence ATGGGCGAATGGTGGCCCGTGAGGGATGTGCGGGCCCATCTCGCCGGGCGCTGGCGCGTGGAGCGGACGGTGCGCGACCTGGCGAGCGGAGAGACCGGGCACTTCAGCGGGACGACCGTGTTCTCACCCCTGGCGGACGGCCGTGAGGGGCTGCTGCACCAGGAGTCGGGCACGTTCGTCTGGCGGGGCACGCCGCGTCCCGCCGAGCGCACCCTGTGGTTCCTCACGGGCCCGGCACCCGGAACGGCGGAGGTGCGGTTCACCGACGGGCGCTTCTTCCACGACCTCGATCTCACCACCGGCCGCCATGTCGCCGACCATCCGTGCGCCGCGGACCTCTACCGGGGCGAGTTCACCGTCCACGACGCGGACCACTGGCGCACGGTGTGGCGGGTGAGGGGTCCCGCGAAGGACCTGGTCCTGACCACGGACTACACCCGTGAGCGCGAGGGCGGCTGA
- the argB gene encoding acetylglutamate kinase, giving the protein MTVKNSEDSAEQSKLPTRKHTALPKAQTLIEALPWLTRHHGRTVVIKFGGNAMIDEELKSAFAQDVVFLRHAGLRPVVVHGGGPQISAALDRHGIPSEFKAGLRVTSEDAMDVVRMVLAGQVQRELVGLLNRHGPLAVGLTGEDAHTITAVRHRPEIDGRPVDIGRVGEITRIDTGAIEALLADGRIPVVSSIARSQDDGHVYNVNADTAAAALAAALGAETLMVLTDVEGLYEDWPDSDEVISRLTASQLEKLLPELSSGMVPKMEGCLFAVRNGVRTARVIDGRVQHSILLEIFTDEGIGTMVVPDGSDQGDAV; this is encoded by the coding sequence ATGACGGTCAAGAACTCAGAAGACTCAGCAGAACAGTCGAAGCTCCCGACCCGCAAGCACACCGCCCTGCCCAAGGCCCAGACCCTCATCGAGGCGCTGCCCTGGCTGACCCGCCACCACGGCAGGACGGTCGTCATCAAGTTCGGCGGGAACGCCATGATCGACGAGGAGCTGAAGTCCGCCTTCGCCCAGGACGTCGTGTTCCTGCGGCACGCCGGGCTCAGGCCCGTAGTCGTGCACGGCGGCGGCCCTCAGATCAGTGCCGCCCTCGACCGGCACGGCATCCCCAGCGAGTTCAAGGCGGGTCTCAGGGTCACCAGCGAGGACGCCATGGACGTCGTCCGCATGGTCCTGGCCGGACAGGTGCAGCGGGAGCTGGTCGGCCTGCTCAACCGGCACGGCCCGCTCGCCGTCGGCCTCACCGGCGAGGACGCGCACACCATCACCGCGGTCAGGCACCGGCCCGAGATCGACGGCCGGCCGGTCGACATCGGGCGGGTGGGCGAGATCACCCGGATCGACACGGGCGCCATCGAGGCGCTGCTGGCCGACGGCCGTATCCCGGTCGTCTCCTCGATCGCCCGGAGCCAGGACGACGGACATGTCTACAACGTCAATGCTGATACGGCGGCTGCGGCACTCGCTGCGGCACTGGGCGCCGAGACCCTCATGGTCCTCACGGATGTCGAGGGCCTCTACGAGGACTGGCCCGACAGCGACGAGGTGATCAGCCGCCTCACCGCCTCCCAGCTGGAGAAGCTGCTGCCGGAGCTGTCCTCGGGCATGGTGCCGAAGATGGAGGGCTGTCTGTTCGCCGTGCGCAACGGCGTCCGCACCGCCCGGGTCATCGACGGCCGGGTCCAGCACTCGATCCTGCTGGAGATCTTCACCGACGAGGGCATCGGCACCATGGTCGTGCCCGACGGATCCGACCAGGGGGACGCCGTATGA
- the argJ gene encoding bifunctional glutamate N-acetyltransferase/amino-acid acetyltransferase ArgJ, with protein sequence MSVTAAKGFRAAGIAAGIKENGNPDLALVVNDGPRRAAAGVFTSNRVKAAPVLWSEQALKAGQISAVVLNSGGANACTGPKGFQDTHATAEKAAEVLGRGPIEVAVCSTGLIGVLLPMDKLLPGIETAAAQLSEHGGEKAALAIKTTDTVHKTSVVSSESGGWTVGGMAKGAGMLAPGLATMLVVLTTDADLDGETLDRALRAATRVTFDRVDSDGCMSTNDTVLLLASGASGAVPEYEEFAEAVRAVCDDLGRQLIGDAEGASKDIKVEVVGAATEDDAVEVGRAVARNNLLKCAIHGEDPNWGRVLSAIGTTRAVFEPDRLNVAINGVWVCKNGSVGEDRERVDMRYREVHIVADLAAGDAEATIWTNDLTADYVHENSAYSS encoded by the coding sequence GTGAGCGTCACGGCAGCCAAGGGATTCAGGGCGGCGGGCATCGCCGCCGGGATCAAGGAGAACGGCAACCCGGACCTGGCCCTCGTGGTCAACGACGGGCCCCGCCGCGCCGCCGCCGGCGTCTTCACCTCCAACCGTGTGAAGGCCGCACCGGTGCTGTGGTCCGAGCAGGCCCTCAAGGCCGGCCAGATCTCCGCGGTCGTCCTCAACTCCGGCGGCGCCAACGCCTGCACCGGCCCCAAGGGCTTCCAGGACACGCACGCCACCGCGGAGAAGGCCGCCGAGGTGCTGGGCCGGGGCCCCATCGAGGTCGCCGTCTGCTCCACCGGCCTCATCGGCGTGCTCCTCCCGATGGACAAGCTGCTGCCCGGGATCGAGACGGCCGCCGCCCAGCTGTCCGAGCACGGCGGTGAGAAGGCCGCCCTCGCCATCAAGACCACCGACACCGTCCACAAGACCTCCGTGGTGAGCTCGGAGTCCGGGGGCTGGACCGTCGGAGGCATGGCCAAGGGCGCCGGCATGCTCGCGCCCGGCCTGGCCACCATGCTGGTCGTGCTGACCACCGACGCCGATCTCGACGGCGAGACCCTGGACCGGGCCCTGCGCGCCGCCACCCGGGTCACCTTCGACCGTGTGGACTCCGACGGCTGTATGTCCACCAACGACACCGTGCTCCTGCTCGCCTCCGGGGCGTCCGGGGCCGTGCCGGAGTACGAGGAGTTCGCCGAGGCCGTCCGCGCCGTCTGCGACGACCTGGGCCGCCAGCTCATCGGCGACGCCGAGGGCGCCAGCAAGGACATCAAGGTCGAGGTGGTGGGCGCCGCGACCGAGGACGACGCCGTCGAGGTGGGCCGCGCCGTCGCCCGCAACAACCTCCTCAAGTGCGCGATCCACGGAGAGGACCCCAACTGGGGCCGTGTCCTGTCGGCGATCGGCACCACCCGGGCCGTCTTCGAGCCCGACCGGCTCAATGTCGCCATCAACGGAGTCTGGGTCTGCAAGAACGGCTCGGTGGGCGAGGACCGCGAGCGGGTGGACATGCGCTACCGCGAGGTCCACATCGTGGCGGACCTGGCCGCGGGCGACGCCGAGGCGACCATCTGGACCAATGACCTGACCGCCGACTACGTCCACGAGAACAGCGCGTACAGCTCCTGA
- a CDS encoding FMN-binding protein, which produces MRKSHPIRRFVLAGAATVSGIVLLLSLKPTTDPAAAQAAGDAAPQQTSAAQAPQGGSGPAAGARTVTGDAARTPYGTVQVRLTVSDGKITGAEAVQAPQGGTSGEKTELAVPRLNRAVLDVQSADIDTVSGATYTSEGYKKSLQSALDRAGG; this is translated from the coding sequence ATGAGGAAGAGCCACCCCATCCGGCGTTTTGTGCTGGCCGGCGCCGCCACCGTGTCCGGGATCGTGCTGCTGCTGTCGCTGAAGCCGACGACGGACCCCGCCGCGGCCCAGGCGGCGGGCGACGCCGCGCCGCAGCAGACGTCCGCCGCCCAGGCTCCGCAGGGCGGCAGCGGCCCGGCGGCCGGCGCCCGTACCGTCACCGGTGATGCGGCCCGGACCCCGTACGGCACGGTCCAGGTGCGGCTCACCGTCAGCGACGGGAAGATCACCGGGGCCGAGGCCGTCCAGGCGCCGCAGGGCGGGACCAGCGGTGAGAAGACCGAGCTGGCCGTCCCCCGGCTCAACCGGGCGGTCCTGGACGTACAGAGCGCGGACATCGACACGGTCTCCGGCGCCACGTACACCAGCGAGGGGTACAAGAAGTCCCTGCAGTCGGCCCTCGACCGGGCCGGTGGCTGA